In the genome of Telluria mixta, the window CGTCGGCCTCGGCCTTGGTGGCGTGGACGATACCGTCCGGATGCTCGGGCGGGGTGTACAGCGTGTACAGGCGCATCGGTTCGCTGCCCGAGGTGTTGATGACGTTGTGCTCGGTCCCGGCCGGGATGACGACGGCGACGCCATCCTCGAGCGGGTGCTGCTCTCCGTCCAGGATCGCGACGCCCTGGCCGGCCTCGACACGGATGAACTGGTCGTGACCCTCATGCTTTTCGAGGCCGATTTCCTCGCCCGGCTGCAGGGTCATGATGACCAGCTGGCTGCGCTGGGTCGTATACAGGACTTCGCGGAAGTTGTTTCCGGCGAGTGTTTTTTCTTCAATATTGATGCTGTAACCCGACATGGCGTTCTCCATTAAGTTGTCCACCCCATTGTATCGGAAAGCGTGATCCGACACGCAACGTTGTCAACCGAGCCATAAACGTTTCATTGCATGCATGAATATTTCCACAATGTTATACTGAGATCATGAACATCAGACCCGGCTCACCATGACTTCCGACTTCACCACGCAGCGCCGTATGCAATTGTTGGTCGAGCGCGTCGCCGATTATGCGATCTACATGCTGAATCCCGACGGCACGGTCGCGAGCTGGAACGCCGGCGCGCGCCGCTTCAAGGGGTACACGGAGGCGGAGATCCTGGGCCAGCATTTCTCGCGCTTCTATACGCCGGCGGACCGCGCCGCCGGCCTGCCGGAACGGGCGCTCGCCACGGCGCTGGAGAAAGGACTGTTCGAGGCGGAAGGCTGGCGCGTGCGCAAGGACGGAAGCCATTTCTGGGCGTCCGTGGTCATCGACCCGATCCGCGACGACGACGGCCAGCTGCTCGGCTTTGCGAAGATCACGCGCGACATCAGCGACAAGAAGCTGGCGCGCGAAGCCCTGCGCCGCAGCGAGGAACAGTTCCGCCTGCTGGTCGACAGCGTGATCGACTACGCGATCTACATGCTGTCGCCGGAAGGCCTCGTGACGACGTGGAACGCGGGCGCCCGCAACATCAAGGGCTATACGCCCGACGAGGTGATCGGCTCGCACTTCC includes:
- a CDS encoding cupin domain-containing protein gives rise to the protein MSGYSINIEEKTLAGNNFREVLYTTQRSQLVIMTLQPGEEIGLEKHEGHDQFIRVEAGQGVAILDGEQHPLEDGVAVVIPAGTEHNVINTSGSEPMRLYTLYTPPEHPDGIVHATKAEADEYEKQHGH